TGTGGAATAAATAGAAGGAACCTTCATTCCATTGTGCGCTCCTTTAACCTTGAAGAAAACACAGCCTCACTATTCACAAACAGAAGCTGTCTTATGAATTTTGTGCTGCATGTGCTTTAAGTTGGTTCCTCTATCCACCCAAACAGAGAAAGCAGACCActaacaaaaaataaagaggagCAAAATTTAGCTGGACCTCACTCTTGAAACACCAAACCCCACCCCCTCTTTCCTCTTTCCCTGTCTTTCCTTCCCTGACCCATCTCTTTTAAAGCTTTGTACCGATCACGATGATGTAAATCGTCCCACCAGGCATCCTTGGATAGGAAAAAACCATTACGCAGATTGCAACAGAAGGCTTACGAATAGAGGGCTTTGTATCATAAATAAAATCATTTCTTTGCACGGCATAGCTTTTTCAGGAGCCTGCCCATTTTGGTCTCAGAGAGAAGCGGCTGGCTGGCTGCTCTAGATCCAAGTACTATTGGTTCAGTAGTTTCTACTCTTATCttataaaatttaagaaaatattgATTCCACACCATCTTGTAGcctcatatgattttttttcttctgccaATTCCCTCTAGATATTGAAGTCTTATATTATGATGGATCCATTTTTGGGTCTTACAATTAAATTTTCTGTTGCAGGTAAAGATATGCATCATACCATAAGCATGCTGACATTTGGGCCGTCTAATTGCACTAATCAGTGGTATTGATGCCATGATATAAGCAAGCAAAAACATGATGCTTGCCTTGGGATCTGTAAATATAATACTTGCTATAAGTTTAGGGGCTGGAAAGGGTGTTTCTTTTTGTTGCATGTGTTCTTCAGTGGATTGATTCCAATTGCAGATGCATGAGATTATTCGGACTATTTGAATGGTTtccaattttttcctttttttcagtttttctttTGCCTGCGTGCAtggtagaaaaagaaaaatggtttCTTGCAGTTATCCTATGATTTTAGTGTATTTATCCCTCCTGCAAGTTAACATTTGATTTGTACCTTTCAAATCCTTAAACTATATAAAGGCTGCTTAGTTTTCTAgtttttcaattcaaaatagaACACTAATCATAATTCGTTAAAACcttaaaatatatgaattactCTAATTAGATTTTAAAAAATGTTTAAAATATGGTGGACTTAAAGAAGAATGGATTTTAATATTGATGGGCTTGGGAATAATAATAGCTCTAATTTGGTTTCCTTCTTATTAGGAAAAGTAGTAGTATATAGTATGTAGGAAGGGGATTGCTCGTACTAACAGAAAATATGAACAGAACCGATAGGTGAAACAACGTGAACCAAAAGGCATAGGTAAAATACGATGCATTGGAAGAAAAGGTTAACCATGAGACAACTCTTTTCAGTTCTTTgtagaatttatattttaattaaagtatTTCAAATGCTAAAATCTTTAGCAACAATCCGCATCTGCATACCCAAAAATTGTCTGCCTACTCCTTGGATATTAAGATCATTCATGTTTGATGAACTTGTTGAAATACCAGCTTGAATATATAAATCTTGAACATAAAATATAGATGCGTAATTGGCAGGTCAAGTCGGTGAGATTGCATCCATGTATCAATACTCAGATGCAAAGAACACATCCCAAATACTAATATTTCCTCTAATAAAGCTGAAGTATTCAAAGCCCATGTAGATCTGTCTCGTAATTATAGAATTTTCTGTATTCCTTATTTTGGAAAATCTGATGCAGCTGTTGAAGAGCTAAGTCACCTCTTGGCCTAGTAACCTTTTAATTTAGGAACTTCCAAGCCGTTCAACTGTCGAAACTCGCGGGAACTTAGACTCGACCACGGTAATTGAGTGAATCCGTAACCTACTAGGAAAGTGTGTATCCCATCAGATCATGCGCATCTACATGAATGCAAACGAGACCACTAACTGGATTGGCCTCTTATGCGACTCAACACTAGAGTGGCTTCATTTGGAAGGCCCACCGGTGGCCGCATTCACATCCTCAATATATGAGCCcctgttgtaccaaaaaaaaaaaaaaacattcttaGAACTTTTCAAACAAGCCCTTAACTATTTCTTGCATAGAAAATCGGTATTTGCTACCAACTTTAAAGGTAATGAACTCAAAAATGTAAAACTTAACAACTTAGGGACGTACGAGTAATTTAGTATTaactaagaaatccaaaaataattttCGTCAAAGTCGGCAAAAATACCGACTGAATCTAGGAAGCTTGTAATCGGATCAGCGCCTCGGTTCCGCTGCTGCCCTACCCTCAGCCTCTCCGAAACCCTTTCTCCGATCCACCGACCGTCATCGCCATGGCCACCTCCGCCATCCCCCACGAACCCCCTCCTGCCGGCGGCGCTACCGCCGGCGACGACCCCGAGGACGACGATTATGTCGAGTATATCCCCGTCAAGAAGCGCCGCGCCTTGGAAGCCCAGAAGATCCTCCAGCGCAAGGGCCGCCTCTCCTCCGCCAGCGGCGGCGGTAGCGGTGACAATCCGTCCGCCGACGACGACCCCGACCGGCCCTCCCTCGCCCCCGAGGCCAAGCCCAGTCTCCTCGTCAAGGCCTCCCAGCTGAAGCGCGAGCTCCCGGAGATCAGCCCCATGGAGCAGCGCGTCCAGCAGGAGAAGGAGATGATCGAGCACCTCTCCGACCGCAGGACCCTCATGTCCGTCCGCGAGCTCGCCAAGGGCATCACCTACACCGAACCCATCCCCACCGGCTGGAAGCCCCCCACGGCCATCCGCCGCATGCCCGCTCGCCACGCAGACGCCATTCGCAAGCAGTGGCACATCCTCGTCGACGGCGAGGACATCCCCCCGCCCATCAAGAACTTCAGGGACATGCGACTCCCCGAGCCCATCCTGAAGAAGCTCAAGGAGAAGGGCATCGTCCAGCCCACACCCATCCAGGTCCAGGGCCTCCCCGTCATCCTCTCCGGCCGCGACATGATCGGCATCGCCTTCACCGGCTCTGGCAAGACCCTCGTCTTCGTCCTACCCCTTATCATGGTCGCCCTCCAGGAGGAGGTCATGATGCCGATCGTTGCCGGGGAGGGGCCGTTTGGCCTCGTCGTTTGCCCTTCGAGGGAGCTCGCTAGGCAGACCTTTGAGGTTGTGGAGCAGTTCTTGGCTCCGCTTAGGGAGCACGGGTACCCGGAGCTGAGACCGCTGCTGTGCATCGGAGGCGTTGACATGAGATCTCAGCTGGAAGTTGTGAAAAAAGGGGTGCACATCGTTGTGGCCACGCCTGGGAGGCTCAAGGACTTGCTTGCCAAGAAAAAGATGAACCTGGACAATTGCAGGTATGCTCACTGCAGCCTACTCTTCTTTTGATAACATTACTGTTACTGCAGTGATCTTGTCGTGCATTCTATGAATGTATTGTTAAATTTTGGTAAATGAAGAAGATTCTGGTTTGCATAGCATTTCATGGACAATTGCTACTTCTACACTTCAAATCAGAGAATCAAAAGTTAGTTGtctgaaaacttttaaaaatgtcAGACCATTTTCCTTGCACACTGAAGTAGAGTTGAGCAAGATACTGTCACAAATATCGTGATAAGTTTGTTTCGCTAGGGTTTCTTAATATAAAATTTCTGACTAAAAAGATTCAAGAGGAATCTATATAGGAAGGTCAACAATGTTACTTTTCCGTCCATATTCTTTTGTTGCATTAACTTCTGAAGTAATGTATCAAAGCATGATTAGAAATATTAGTCATTGCAGGTGTCTATTGTCAAGAAACTTAGcaaaaaatatgttttttcAGCCAGTGTTGACCACGAGCCATTAGTAATCAGTGTAACTTGAAATTCTATTAGAAATGCATCAGTTAACCTGTTTTAGACTATCTATTTACTTTTTATCCATCTATTCCCAATATGAAGTTCTTAACATGGTTAGAGGAGTTTTTTTCTCTCCAAATGCCAAGGAATTGGACTATTGATACCCTTCTTGTCATTTGCAAGGAGAGGTATATGTTTTCCTTGCTAAATTATTACTTGTGGATCAATAAAGGAGTTTGAGGAGTGATTCTATAATTCGAGATCACCATGAAGACTAATGCTTATGCTCTTGTGTTATATTTAATTAAGACCTCACCTTCTCTAGGAATCTTTTTTCACACCAAATTAGTGGTATCTAAAATTTGCATGGGTTTTAATTTCTTGACCTTAAATATGTCCTTTTAAGCAATGCTGTGGTCGTGGGTATTAAATTGCTAAAAATTTCACAAGTGGTGTCATGCATGctatttagatttctttttGGCTTTTTCCTCTTTTCATTGGCTTCAGCTTCTTACTATGAATTGTTCTGTGAGACCAGCCATCTACTGACATATGCTAGCATCCAACTTTTGGTCCCATTTCCCCTATCATTGGGGTCCTTGATGGGAGTCCTATCCATCCTAGCCCCTTCCAGCCTCTTCCTTTTTCTCATTAGTCCCTTGCTAGGAGTCTGTTTGTGAGACTAGCTGCCTATTTACATAAGTCAGCCCCTACCTTAGGTCCCATTACAAAATTTCTTCAATTAGGATCACCTTAAGCTCAGCCATCTTGTTAAGATGAAACAGAGGAAGTAGACAGAGTGTAGAGGAAAGGGCTGTATAGGGGCAATCCATGCTCTAATTGCTTAAATTCCACCATTGTCATGATCATTGCTATATTTATGTCTCAAAGGATGTTGTTGCCAATTTGTCTGCCAGTGATATGTCTTGTAGGTGGATCCTTGTAtgagagaaaaaagaagggaGACATCTTAAGTGGGAATTTACCCAATTGGCCATTTAGTTGGGAATTTTTTGTGAGCTGGTGTTAAAGATACCCATCGGCATTTGGTTTGGAAGGCAATTACCAAATTGTTAAATGCTAAGTAATATACAGCCCAATTAGACCCATCTTTGAAGAATCTAGGGGTTAGAACCTCAAACTGGATCTGATCAAGTGTCATGCATTAATCAAATCCTATGTGAGGTAAAAATATAGGTTTTTGACATATCTTAgatgctctctctctccccttcgctcagtctctctctttttgagTATAAGGCTGCAAACCAAATGCAAGTGGTTTGGGCAAATAAAAATTTCACATAGAAAATTACAAGCTCTTTCCCTTATAACGAATGCTTTCTTGCAGAAACATTGTTTTTGAAAAGATGAACTGCTAATTATAGCTTTAATTTGTATGTCTAATTGCAACAGTAGTGCATGAATTTGAAGGGATTAATTAATGACCTCCAGGGGCAATCATTGCTTGCAGTTGTTTATGGAAGTGAGTTGTTCCAAAATTGCGAAGATGGATGCATGTATTATTTCAAGCTGGCCATAAAACAAGAGAATTAACCTTCAGTGAGCGCTTTTGCATACATCTTCACATTACCCGCTAACCCAAAGCGAACTCTAGTACTTCCACGTGTCAAAATGTAGTTTGACAAATATTGAGAATGACCGACTTCAAGCGGTGATGCAGCATTTATTCCTCAATTCTTGCATCCACTTTTTATGGGAGAACTAGATTAAAATCAGCTAGCATATGGAAACCATTTTATGAGTTTTAGTTTTTCTAGCTGGTCCTCAATTACTAAAGCTGAGTTGGTAATGTTAGAAAATTGAGATATCCAAATGAAACAGAGAAACCCTCATTTATCTTCCTATTTTAAGGGATAATGGGTATATTAGCAATTGGAAGAAAATATCAGGAAATATGAAAGGTAGATAAATGCAATTCTTGTAACTTCTGGTTCTGCTATTATAAATTATTAGATTAATTTAAGATATGATGATGTATTTAGGATGTTGATTATGATATGGGTGAATGTGTCTTTTTTTTGTGGCAACGGATCGACATGTGACAGTGGAGTTGAAAGTTTTTTTGTACAAGCTCTTCACTtggcatagttttttttttcttttaaatacttTTGGGTACTTATTGCATCTACCAAAATTGAGCAAGCATAAACCATTAGCATAATATTTGTTTATTGGAAAACTTGTTGTTAACTAGTGTGCATCTTCTCATAATGTATGTGCCTTTGCATGTTCAAAATTTTCTTAGGCATTGATTTGTCCTATATTCATTTGCAAGTACAATGTTGCTTTtctgtgtgcgcgcgcgcgtgtCCCCTAGCACATGTCCATTATGTTTCCTATATCTGCCCCTTCATTTTGTCTATACCTTAAtaattttcccttttttcttttcttccattcTGATGACCTACATTAAGTATAATTTACAATGTATGTATCTAAGCTAATGTACATGCGGTCATGCACCATTgcggttttatatttttctgaatCTTTTGTACTGTACATGCAGTGTAATTTACAAAGTATGTGCCTAAACTAATGTATATGCACCATGATAGCACTGTGATATTCACATCAACTTGGTCCTTTCGGACTGTAGATGCTTGGTTTATAATCCTAAACCAATATGTCACTCTAAAACTTGCCCATCAAGTTCAGGATCTGTTATCACTGTGAAACTTCTGATCAATTTCTCTTGGACAATGTATATGATTCATTTATCTATCCCTTCTTTTGTTTTCATCATCATCCTTGGAAGCCATTGTTGGTACCAACAAATAAAATGCTTCAGTGCTGAGAGTTTATATATTGCTATTTTATCCAATGAAGTTTGTAATTCATATCAGATTAACACATATATAAGTACCATTTTAGAATCGTCACTTGGTGTGTCAAAAAGCATGATTTGCAGACAAATTTTCATTTTATATGTTTCATGTGGTGAATATGACAGTATATTTAAGAATTAGAAGTGCattctccttttttctttttctttttcttttttccgtaTTCTTGAATATTTTGGAGCCTGAAGATGCAGACTCATGGTAACCTGAAGATGGGTATGGTAGGATTTGCAAGAAGTTGAGCTGGTGTGTCATCGTTTCCTGAAACTCTGTTGTATTTCTACCATCTCCATGTCATAAGTTGATGAGTCACATATTTTGTGTCTGGATCACTGGAGCTTGTTGTTAACCTGTGAGAGACAGTATAATTATGAAAAATCTTCTGATGCTTGGAACTTGTTAGTGCTCAATTTAAGCAGTTTGGGTTTCTTCTGAGAACTACTTTTCATGTATTCATTTTTTCTACTTATGAAAGTACCTGGAAAAATAAAACATTGGCTTGAGGCTGAGTGTTTGTCTAAGACCATCTTTCTTTGCTCAAAATGGATTGTCCAGTAGGATTGCTGACATTGACCTATCTCATCCTTCTCTTATTGATCCCTATTGCAGGTATTTGACATTGGATGAAGCTGATAGGCTGGTTGACTTGGGCTTTGAAGATGACATCAGGGAGGTTTTTGACCATTTCAAGGCCCAGAGACAAACCTTACTCTTCTCTGCCACCATGCCAAAAAAGATACAGACCTTCGCAAAAAGTGCCCTGGTGAAACCTGTGACTGTCAATGTGGGAAGAGCTGGGGCTGCAAATTTAGATGTCATACAGGAAGTCGAGTATGTGAAACAAGAAGCTAAAATTGTATACCTCCTGGAGTGCCTCCAGAAGACCCCACCTCCTGTCCTGATTTTCTGTGAGAACAAGGCTGATGTTGATGACATCCATGAGTATCTACTTTTGAAGGGAGTAGAGGCTGTTGCCATTCATGGGGGCAAGGATCAGGAAGAAAGAGAATATGCCATCGCATCCTTCAAATCAGGAAAGAAGGATGTCCTGGTTGCCACCGATGTCGCTTCCAAGGGCCTCGATTTTCCTGATATCCAGCATGTGATCAACTACGATATGCCTGCTGAAATTGAGAACTATGTGCATCGGATTGGCCGAACTGGGAGGTGCGGAAAAACTGGCATAGCAACAACATTCATAAACAAGAACCAAACTGAGACAACACTCCTTGATCTGAAGCACCTTCTTCAAGAAGCAAAGCAAAGAATCCCACCGGTGCTGGCGGAGCTCAATGACCCAATGGAAGATGAGGATGGCATCACCAATGCAAGCGGGGTGAAGGGTTGTGCCTATTGTGGTGGACTTGGCCACCGCATCCGAGATTGTCCTAAACTGGAGCATCAGAAGACCATGGCTATTGCAGGTTCGAGGAGGGATTACTTTGGCTCAGGTGGTTATCGGGGGGAGATATGATTATGCCTCGTGTGTATATTTCTGGAGCAGTTTGGCATTTCCATTACCTGCATGGGTGCTTGTACCAGGTAGAGCTGGTTAAGAATGGATGggctaatattttatttaaatggaTAGTCCATTTTATGTGTGTAAATATCTGAAGCAGCTTTTGGCATTTCCATACCTGCATGGGTGCTTATGCCAGGTATAGCTGGTTAAAAATGGATCggagaatattttatttaaataaaaagatGATATATTGAACAAATTACTTACTAATGGTTCATATCTAAAAAGCTTGACCAATCAAGAGGTCGGTCATGGAGGATAAATTTTCAGAATGCATCAGCCTTTGGTTCGAGTACTTTTGATTTCCTTGTTTTCACTGTCGGTGATCTTGCCTGTCAGTCAGCTGTTGGTGCAAAAGTTTTGCTTCCATTCATGTCAAATGCAGCGCTTGATCAAACAAGTGGTTTCCTTACCCCATCTTGAAACATGTGGCTTCAATATCAACGTGAAATGCAATCGAATGATGCTCCTTTTGAAATATAAAACCGTAAGATCTATGAGACATTCTTCTTTGTTTTACCCCTACGGAGTTCGGTCAAATGCTGACCAcaataaatacatacatacatatacaataCATAACATACACGCAACACATaacatacgtacatacataaatggatgtatgtatgtatgtattttaaAGTTATGCAACATTTGACTACAACACGAGATTCGTGTAAAGCGCTGAATTTTAAAGTCACACAAGACGCAGGAATAATCTCCAGCAGTTCTTCAAAGAGGGATGTGGTTGATCTGCTGGCTCCAGGACTGGATGAGCAATGGTAAAGTGGATTTGAGCTCGGTGCTTTGGCTGCTAGCTTCCAGCAGGAAGATTTTCTGGAACAAGATATATTTGTTGAGGGCCTGTTAGGATGTTTTGTATCCGTTATCCTCGTAGTTCTAAGCCCTCACCGGAAGTTGAGAACCGAAGAGAGGCGAGCAGAGAAAATAAGCGCTTCCCGCTCGTAGAATTTTGAGGAATATGGATTCCTTCATTGATGTGGTTTACTTTATCCCTGAAATCTTGGGATTAGATAATCCCTCTCCCCCCAAATCATGCAGTCGCTCCCTTGACTTCATATTCCTCGCTTTCCCATCGAAAGCATAATATTCAAGGATAATGGAAGCAAAGCATCCGAGCTGGCCTGTCTTTTTATCATGCATAGGATATCCGAGTTCTCTCGATCATACGGTGCCTTACAGAACTTGAGCTGAGGTCCTGTGGATACTATGCAACAAAATAGAGAACAGATAGATAATTTTGTGTTCAGGGTGATTTAGGTCGACTGTGCAGCAACTTTGATGCACCGTGGAGTGTAATACTTATATGgatgtgttgctggaaattggacctagaggtgaccgcgaaccgaggaggaggagctccggcgggtGGTGCGGCGGCGGACGGCTCTCTCCGGGGG
This portion of the Phoenix dactylifera cultivar Barhee BC4 chromosome 11, palm_55x_up_171113_PBpolish2nd_filt_p, whole genome shotgun sequence genome encodes:
- the LOC103709484 gene encoding DEAD-box ATP-dependent RNA helicase 35 — encoded protein: MATSAIPHEPPPAGGATAGDDPEDDDYVEYIPVKKRRALEAQKILQRKGRLSSASGGGSGDNPSADDDPDRPSLAPEAKPSLLVKASQLKRELPEISPMEQRVQQEKEMIEHLSDRRTLMSVRELAKGITYTEPIPTGWKPPTAIRRMPARHADAIRKQWHILVDGEDIPPPIKNFRDMRLPEPILKKLKEKGIVQPTPIQVQGLPVILSGRDMIGIAFTGSGKTLVFVLPLIMVALQEEVMMPIVAGEGPFGLVVCPSRELARQTFEVVEQFLAPLREHGYPELRPLLCIGGVDMRSQLEVVKKGVHIVVATPGRLKDLLAKKKMNLDNCRYLTLDEADRLVDLGFEDDIREVFDHFKAQRQTLLFSATMPKKIQTFAKSALVKPVTVNVGRAGAANLDVIQEVEYVKQEAKIVYLLECLQKTPPPVLIFCENKADVDDIHEYLLLKGVEAVAIHGGKDQEEREYAIASFKSGKKDVLVATDVASKGLDFPDIQHVINYDMPAEIENYVHRIGRTGRCGKTGIATTFINKNQTETTLLDLKHLLQEAKQRIPPVLAELNDPMEDEDGITNASGVKGCAYCGGLGHRIRDCPKLEHQKTMAIAGSRRDYFGSGGYRGEI